One Bradyrhizobium zhanjiangense DNA segment encodes these proteins:
- a CDS encoding class II aldolase/adducin family protein: MNAMSAREPAPRGIEPAEWDARVKLAACYRMVAKLGMDDLIYNHISLRVPGHEDQFLINPYGLLFDEITASTLVKIDTKGNKLDDTPHAVNVAAFVIHAAIHTSNHDAACVLHTHSDASVAVSGQEKGLLPLSQFAMRFYDRQAFHDYEGVAIDLDEQTRLVRDLGPHKVMLMRNHGILTVGRTPGEAFMLLYYFERAARIQLQMQAAAAAGAKLVMPPHQVCEKAARQFWELQGDILVPGEREWPALMRQLDRTDSSYRN; the protein is encoded by the coding sequence GTGAACGCGATGTCAGCCAGAGAGCCCGCGCCGCGCGGCATCGAACCGGCCGAATGGGATGCCCGCGTCAAGCTCGCGGCCTGCTATCGCATGGTCGCCAAGCTCGGCATGGACGACCTGATCTACAATCACATCTCCTTGCGCGTGCCCGGCCACGAGGATCAGTTCCTGATCAATCCCTACGGGCTGCTGTTCGACGAGATCACCGCGTCGACCCTCGTGAAGATCGACACCAAGGGCAACAAGCTCGACGACACCCCTCATGCGGTCAACGTCGCGGCCTTCGTGATCCATGCCGCGATCCACACCTCGAACCATGATGCGGCCTGCGTGCTGCACACCCATTCCGACGCGAGCGTTGCGGTCTCCGGGCAAGAAAAGGGCCTGCTGCCGCTCAGCCAGTTCGCGATGCGCTTCTACGATCGCCAAGCCTTCCACGACTACGAAGGCGTCGCTATCGACCTCGACGAGCAGACACGCCTCGTACGCGACCTCGGCCCACACAAAGTGATGCTGATGCGTAACCACGGCATCCTCACCGTCGGCCGGACGCCGGGCGAAGCATTCATGCTGCTCTATTATTTCGAGCGCGCCGCGCGAATCCAGCTTCAGATGCAAGCGGCGGCCGCAGCCGGCGCCAAGCTCGTGATGCCGCCGCACCAGGTCTGCGAGAAGGCCGCGCGCCAGTTCTGGGAATTGCAGGGCGACATCCTCGTGCCCGGCGAACGCGAATGGCCCGCGCTGATGCGCCAGCTCGATCGCACCGATTCGTCCTACCGCAATTGA
- a CDS encoding ABC transporter substrate-binding protein gives MLSRRHAFSVLSAIALATGSLVTAAPAAELQKASLRLKWLPQAQFAGFYVAAAKGYYKAEGIDLTINPGGPNLLTENLVATGADTFGLSGGTDSVFAARDKGLPIVCIGVSHQITPFIFVTRKDGPVKTIQDFKGKTVTTWFTGANHVLTGMLAKEGIKPDELKIQPQQVSVTPFVDGSVDVVTATYYNEFYTIQSRMPKDSLKTFVAEDYGITFPRDTLIVAEATAKEKPELVKAFLRASLKGWKDAFSDPKGAVDTVMAAAPTLDRAQQEFMLTEVKRLMTSGAATKNGMFWIDTDAVKTAHDFFLKYGVISKPLDLAAAYDPSFIQSVPVADRLP, from the coding sequence ATGTTGAGCCGACGCCACGCCTTCTCCGTCCTCTCCGCCATCGCACTGGCGACCGGCTCGCTTGTCACGGCTGCGCCCGCCGCCGAATTGCAGAAGGCGAGCCTGCGTCTGAAATGGCTGCCGCAGGCCCAGTTCGCCGGCTTCTACGTCGCGGCGGCCAAGGGCTACTACAAGGCCGAGGGCATCGACCTCACCATCAATCCCGGCGGGCCCAATCTGCTCACCGAGAACCTGGTCGCGACCGGCGCCGACACGTTCGGCCTGTCCGGCGGCACCGACAGCGTATTTGCGGCCCGCGACAAGGGACTGCCGATCGTCTGCATCGGCGTGTCGCACCAGATCACACCCTTCATCTTCGTCACCCGCAAGGACGGGCCGGTGAAGACGATCCAGGACTTCAAGGGCAAGACCGTCACCACCTGGTTCACCGGCGCCAACCATGTGCTGACTGGCATGCTGGCCAAGGAAGGCATCAAGCCGGACGAATTGAAGATCCAGCCGCAGCAGGTTTCGGTAACGCCGTTCGTCGACGGCAGCGTCGATGTCGTCACGGCGACCTATTACAACGAGTTCTACACCATCCAGTCCCGCATGCCGAAGGACAGTCTGAAGACCTTCGTCGCCGAAGATTACGGCATCACCTTCCCGCGCGACACGCTGATCGTGGCGGAAGCCACCGCCAAGGAGAAGCCGGAGCTGGTCAAGGCATTCCTACGCGCCTCGCTCAAGGGCTGGAAAGACGCCTTTTCCGATCCCAAGGGCGCCGTTGACACCGTGATGGCTGCAGCCCCGACGCTCGACCGCGCGCAGCAGGAGTTCATGCTCACCGAAGTGAAGCGCCTGATGACATCAGGCGCAGCGACGAAGAACGGCATGTTCTGGATCGATACTGACGCAGTCAAGACCGCCCACGACTTCTTCCTGAAGTACGGCGTGATCTCCAAGCCGCTCGATCTCGCCGCCGCCTACGATCCCAGCTTCATCCAGAGCGTCCCCGTGGCGGACCGGCTGCCGTGA
- a CDS encoding ABC transporter permease encodes MSSPAATSLGDGRAAARSITMPDSLRKLIRLLLGLAVAAAIWEGAVLLFGIRPYYLPRLSTIQLAMAATPRAYLDGFLRTLAETLIGFASGGAFGVLMGILFFRVCALREMIFPIFVVSQTIPVIAFGALVVLWFGNTLLAKAIIAFYLTFFPVTVNTLLGLETVDPKQVALMRSFGASNRQLLLRLQLPTALPQIFVALRLAASLSLVGAIVGEWFGDTTGLGVLLLQAMFTENVVAIWGALLAAALLGTGFYAVVAAVERRLVFWSAEQ; translated from the coding sequence GTGAGCAGCCCTGCGGCGACATCGCTTGGTGACGGCCGCGCGGCTGCTCGGTCGATCACGATGCCGGATTCGCTGCGCAAGCTGATCCGGCTGCTGCTCGGCCTTGCCGTTGCGGCGGCGATCTGGGAAGGCGCGGTGCTGCTGTTCGGCATCCGGCCGTACTATCTGCCACGCCTCAGCACGATCCAGCTGGCGATGGCGGCGACGCCGCGCGCCTATCTCGACGGCTTCCTGCGCACGCTTGCGGAGACGCTGATCGGCTTTGCGTCCGGCGGCGCGTTCGGCGTGCTCATGGGCATCCTGTTCTTCCGCGTCTGCGCACTGCGCGAGATGATCTTCCCGATCTTCGTGGTGTCGCAGACCATTCCGGTCATCGCCTTCGGCGCGCTGGTGGTGCTGTGGTTCGGCAATACCCTGCTCGCCAAGGCGATCATCGCGTTCTACCTGACCTTCTTTCCGGTCACAGTGAACACGCTGCTGGGCCTGGAGACCGTCGATCCCAAGCAGGTCGCATTGATGCGCAGTTTTGGCGCCTCCAACCGCCAGCTTCTGCTCCGTTTGCAACTGCCGACCGCGTTGCCGCAGATCTTCGTGGCGCTGCGGCTCGCAGCCTCATTGAGCCTCGTCGGCGCCATCGTCGGCGAATGGTTCGGCGACACCACCGGCCTCGGCGTGCTGCTGCTCCAGGCCATGTTCACCGAGAATGTCGTCGCGATCTGGGGTGCCCTGCTCGCCGCGGCCCTGCTCGGCACCGGCTTCTATGCGGTAGTCGCCGCTGTCGAGCGGCGGCTGGTGTTCTGGAGCGCCGAGCAATGA
- a CDS encoding ABC transporter permease — MSRALASPSLAVQRGILGAVLLIACWEGVARGLHLPAYVLPAVSDILLGLWSKRATLADAAGYTLLEALVGYGLGCLIGIGLAVAIVLVPALRSAILPLATAINSVPVVGYSPLILLWFGIGVSSKIVMVAMAVSFTILLSMLAGLDRVDRRAVDLMKSFGASRLSMLWRLRLPTALPLLLAGMRVSTVRSVIVAIVTEMLGAHGGLGWVIYQAVLQIDFVQVWSAIFVASAASLAFFGLVGFLERKILFWR, encoded by the coding sequence ATGAGCCGGGCGCTCGCCTCTCCCTCGCTCGCCGTCCAGCGCGGCATTCTGGGCGCCGTCCTCCTGATCGCGTGCTGGGAAGGCGTGGCGCGCGGACTGCATCTGCCGGCCTATGTACTCCCAGCGGTCAGCGACATCTTGCTGGGTCTCTGGTCCAAACGCGCAACACTGGCCGATGCCGCCGGCTACACGCTGCTCGAAGCGCTGGTCGGCTACGGGCTCGGTTGCCTGATCGGCATCGGCCTCGCCGTCGCCATTGTACTGGTGCCGGCGCTTCGCAGCGCGATCCTGCCGCTCGCAACCGCGATCAATTCGGTGCCCGTAGTCGGCTATTCGCCGCTGATCCTGCTCTGGTTCGGCATCGGCGTCAGCTCGAAGATCGTGATGGTGGCGATGGCGGTGAGCTTCACCATCCTGCTGTCGATGCTGGCCGGGCTCGACCGGGTCGACCGCCGCGCCGTCGACCTCATGAAGAGTTTTGGCGCGAGCCGCCTCAGCATGCTCTGGCGCCTGCGCCTGCCGACCGCGCTGCCGCTGCTGCTCGCCGGCATGCGCGTCTCCACCGTGCGCAGCGTAATCGTGGCGATCGTCACCGAAATGCTCGGCGCGCATGGCGGGCTCGGCTGGGTGATCTACCAGGCCGTGCTCCAGATCGATTTCGTCCAGGTCTGGTCGGCGATCTTCGTGGCCTCCGCCGCGAGCCTCGCCTTCTTCGGCCTGGTCGGCTTCCTCGAGCGAAAAATCCTGTTCTGGAGATGA
- a CDS encoding LLM class flavin-dependent oxidoreductase gives MKRQMHLGLFILGTGSHVAGWRYPGAVDSFQDFAAIQEIGRTAERGKFDLIFMGDNLYADAAAHPSYTLRLEPLTMLAALSTSTSHIGLGATVSTTYSDPFSVARVFASLDHISKGRAAWNAVTTANPATAANFGTTHPDHARRYEMAGEFLDVVKGLWDGWADEAIVADRASGLYIDPAKLRPIDHDGAFFKVKGPLNIGRSPQGQPVVLQAGGSEAGQALAARTADIVFSVVQDIEEAKAGYASLKTRLPAFGRRPEDVTVLPGVMPVVGRTDKEAFEKLNTLQSFVSGSNALAILSDRFGRDMSAYDLDGPIPDIAPSDSYHSFASVMLAKGRRENMTLRDLYNLTAAARGHWVLCGSAERIADTLQLWFEEHAADGFNVMPPYFHEGLEDFVQLVVPILQERGLFRADYEGTTLRDHLGLARPANPFFAA, from the coding sequence ATGAAACGACAGATGCATCTCGGATTGTTCATCCTCGGCACCGGCAGCCACGTCGCAGGCTGGCGCTATCCCGGCGCGGTCGACAGTTTTCAGGACTTTGCGGCGATCCAGGAGATCGGCCGCACCGCCGAGCGCGGCAAGTTCGACCTGATCTTCATGGGCGACAATCTCTATGCCGATGCGGCAGCCCATCCCTCCTACACGCTGCGGCTCGAACCGCTGACGATGCTGGCGGCGCTTTCGACCTCGACCAGCCATATTGGCCTCGGCGCCACCGTCTCAACCACCTACAGCGATCCGTTTTCGGTCGCGCGCGTGTTCGCGTCACTGGATCACATCTCAAAGGGCCGCGCCGCGTGGAACGCCGTGACGACGGCCAATCCGGCCACGGCGGCGAATTTCGGCACGACGCATCCCGACCACGCCCGCCGCTACGAGATGGCGGGCGAATTCCTCGACGTCGTCAAGGGCCTCTGGGACGGTTGGGCGGATGAGGCCATCGTCGCTGACCGCGCCAGTGGGCTCTACATCGATCCGGCAAAACTGCGCCCGATCGACCATGACGGCGCATTCTTCAAGGTGAAGGGCCCGCTCAACATCGGCCGCAGCCCGCAGGGCCAGCCCGTCGTGCTCCAGGCCGGCGGCTCCGAAGCCGGCCAGGCACTCGCCGCGCGCACCGCCGACATCGTGTTCTCGGTGGTGCAGGATATCGAGGAAGCCAAGGCCGGCTACGCCTCGCTGAAGACGCGCCTGCCGGCGTTCGGACGCAGGCCCGAGGACGTCACGGTGCTGCCAGGCGTGATGCCGGTGGTCGGCCGCACCGACAAGGAGGCATTCGAGAAGCTCAACACGCTCCAGAGCTTCGTCAGCGGCAGCAACGCGCTCGCCATCCTGTCGGACCGCTTCGGGCGCGACATGTCGGCCTACGATCTCGACGGGCCGATCCCCGACATCGCGCCATCAGACAGCTATCACAGCTTCGCCAGCGTCATGCTCGCCAAGGGCCGCCGCGAGAACATGACGCTGCGCGATCTCTACAATCTCACCGCCGCCGCCCGCGGCCATTGGGTGCTGTGCGGCTCGGCCGAGCGCATCGCCGACACACTCCAGCTCTGGTTCGAGGAGCATGCCGCCGACGGCTTCAACGTCATGCCGCCTTACTTCCATGAGGGGCTCGAGGACTTCGTCCAGCTCGTCGTGCCGATCCTCCAGGAGCGCGGGCTGTTCCGTGCGGACTATGAAGGCACGACATTGCGCGATCATCTCGGCCTCGCACGGCCCGCAAATCCGTTCTTCGCGGCTTAG
- a CDS encoding alpha/beta hydrolase yields MIEDAHSTGRPVDPRSAWSVLSQAERDAAYDNNAAVKNSTALIAERNEASSRLRGTLKSHLDLAYGQRANNKIDLYPAAKPESPCLVFLHGGYWQRNSRELFAMLVEGIAAHGWSVAIPGYSLAPEVSLTDIVAEVPRALDWLAANGASYGVTGPVVLSGWSAGAHLAAMALNHPSVHAGLAISGVYELAPIRDTGLNNALKLTDEEIAALSPLRLPVTPKRLDIAYGSNELPALVCDSINLHDKRAAAGAPGQLIPIEGADHFTILEALRRPDGVLVEAARRLLD; encoded by the coding sequence ATGATTGAGGATGCTCATTCGACAGGTCGACCGGTCGATCCCCGTTCCGCATGGTCCGTGCTATCCCAGGCAGAACGCGACGCCGCCTATGACAACAACGCGGCCGTCAAGAACAGCACGGCCCTGATTGCCGAACGGAACGAAGCCTCCAGCCGGCTGCGAGGCACGCTGAAATCCCATCTCGATCTGGCTTACGGTCAGCGGGCGAACAACAAGATCGATCTCTACCCGGCCGCCAAGCCTGAGTCGCCCTGCCTGGTGTTCCTGCATGGTGGCTATTGGCAGCGCAATTCGCGCGAATTGTTCGCCATGCTCGTCGAAGGCATCGCCGCCCATGGCTGGTCGGTTGCCATTCCCGGCTATTCGCTGGCGCCGGAGGTATCCCTCACCGACATCGTCGCCGAAGTCCCGCGCGCGCTCGACTGGCTTGCCGCAAACGGCGCGTCCTATGGCGTTACCGGACCGGTCGTCTTGTCGGGTTGGTCCGCCGGAGCCCATCTCGCCGCGATGGCGCTGAACCATCCGAGTGTCCATGCGGGACTGGCGATCTCAGGCGTGTACGAGCTTGCACCAATCCGCGATACCGGCCTCAACAACGCGCTGAAGCTGACGGATGAGGAAATCGCCGCGCTGTCGCCGTTGCGCCTGCCCGTCACACCGAAGCGGCTCGACATCGCCTATGGCAGCAACGAGCTGCCGGCGCTCGTGTGCGATTCCATCAATCTCCACGACAAGCGCGCGGCGGCCGGAGCGCCGGGCCAGCTCATTCCGATCGAGGGCGCCGACCATTTCACCATTCTCGAGGCGCTGCGTCGGCCGGATGGCGTGCTGGTGGAGGCCGCGCGCCGGCTGCTGGATTAA
- a CDS encoding Rieske (2Fe-2S) protein: MDDDAGWIAVCDLDRLKLEAIVRVAGRDLLVIWNAGDVVACARACPHEQADLALGQVTAGRLHCPRHAASFDLRDGAMTAGWPSPPLRLHRVRITGGQIWIEVQQQQAGR; this comes from the coding sequence GTGGATGACGATGCCGGGTGGATTGCCGTCTGCGATCTCGACCGGCTGAAGCTCGAGGCGATCGTCCGCGTTGCCGGGCGCGACCTGCTCGTGATCTGGAACGCGGGCGATGTTGTCGCCTGCGCACGTGCGTGTCCGCACGAACAGGCCGATCTGGCGCTCGGGCAGGTGACGGCCGGCCGGCTTCATTGCCCGCGTCATGCGGCATCATTCGATTTACGCGATGGAGCGATGACTGCGGGATGGCCGAGCCCGCCGTTGCGCCTCCATCGGGTGCGGATCACGGGCGGGCAGATCTGGATTGAGGTGCAGCAGCAGCAAGCGGGGCGATGA
- a CDS encoding ABC transporter ATP-binding protein, protein MLELRDMVCGYGGVTALRGISLDVKAGQLVALIGANGAGKSTTLRAISGLVPPRAGQMRFEGIDITGARPPRVLASGIAHCPEGRRVFPHMSVEENLDMGAYLRRGSGEIAADRDRIYAEFPRLAERRRQAAGTLSGGEQQMLAIGRALMSRPRLIMFDEPSLGLAPNIVERTFAIIRGIRDAGTTVLLVEQNAFAALEMCDHAYLLENGRIVLSGAGSELIENEHVRKAYLGG, encoded by the coding sequence GTGCTTGAGCTCCGCGACATGGTGTGCGGCTATGGCGGCGTCACTGCGCTGCGCGGCATCTCGCTCGACGTGAAGGCCGGCCAGCTCGTCGCCCTGATCGGCGCGAACGGCGCCGGCAAGAGCACGACGCTGCGCGCGATTTCCGGCCTCGTACCGCCGCGCGCAGGGCAAATGCGGTTCGAGGGCATCGACATCACCGGGGCGAGACCGCCGCGCGTCCTTGCCAGCGGGATCGCACATTGTCCGGAAGGCCGGCGCGTATTTCCGCACATGAGCGTCGAGGAAAATCTCGACATGGGGGCTTACCTCCGTCGTGGTTCGGGCGAGATCGCGGCCGACCGCGACCGTATCTACGCGGAATTTCCGCGGCTCGCCGAGCGGCGCCGGCAGGCGGCGGGCACGCTGTCGGGCGGCGAACAGCAGATGCTGGCGATCGGGCGCGCGCTGATGTCGCGGCCGCGGCTGATCATGTTCGACGAGCCGTCGCTCGGGCTCGCGCCCAACATCGTCGAGCGCACCTTTGCGATCATCCGCGGTATCCGCGATGCCGGCACCACGGTGCTGCTGGTCGAGCAAAATGCGTTCGCCGCGCTCGAGATGTGCGACCACGCCTATCTGCTCGAGAATGGCCGCATCGTGCTGTCAGGCGCAGGTTCCGAGCTGATCGAGAACGAGCATGTGCGGAAGGCCTATCTTGGTGGATGA
- a CDS encoding ABC transporter ATP-binding protein, which yields MTARSIAMTIEQVAVRFGGLVAISDMSFTVGEGEIVSLIGPNGAGKTTAFNVMTGFLTPSAGQVTYQGTTLTGLKPHEIADLGLIRTFQRTSVFPNDTVYDNLLIGLHRQGRVRLLDAILGLPGARASERRLRQRASELIEWVGLERRAQDAAGSLSYGEQRLVGVALALAAEPSMLLLDEPVSGMNASETHRFVELIRSIRDRGITILLVEHDMPMVMTVSDRIVVLNYGRIIAEGTPDVIRNDPAVIEAYLGHGAGRA from the coding sequence ATGACCGCGCGCAGCATTGCCATGACCATCGAGCAGGTCGCCGTCCGCTTCGGCGGGCTGGTCGCGATCTCCGACATGAGTTTTACGGTCGGTGAGGGCGAGATCGTCAGTCTGATCGGGCCGAATGGCGCCGGCAAGACCACCGCCTTCAACGTCATGACTGGTTTCCTGACGCCGAGCGCAGGCCAGGTCACCTATCAGGGGACGACGCTGACCGGATTGAAGCCGCACGAGATCGCCGATCTCGGCCTGATACGCACCTTTCAGCGCACTAGCGTGTTTCCCAACGACACCGTCTACGACAATCTCCTGATCGGCCTGCATCGTCAGGGCCGGGTCCGGCTGCTCGATGCCATCCTCGGGCTGCCGGGCGCGCGCGCCTCGGAACGCAGGCTGCGGCAGCGCGCCAGCGAGTTGATCGAATGGGTCGGCCTCGAACGCCGCGCCCAAGATGCGGCCGGCTCGCTGTCCTACGGTGAGCAGCGCCTTGTCGGTGTCGCGCTGGCGCTGGCGGCGGAGCCTTCGATGCTGCTGCTCGACGAGCCCGTCTCGGGCATGAACGCCTCGGAAACCCACCGCTTCGTCGAGCTGATCCGCAGCATCCGCGACCGAGGCATCACCATCCTGCTGGTCGAGCACGACATGCCGATGGTGATGACCGTCTCGGACCGCATCGTGGTGCTGAACTATGGCCGTATCATCGCCGAGGGAACCCCGGATGTGATCCGCAACGATCCGGCCGTGATCGAGGCCTATCTCGGACACGGAGCGGGGCGTGCTTGA
- a CDS encoding branched-chain amino acid ABC transporter permease has protein sequence MRTAITLLAVAAFASVPLWLRDPYLLNALITTGIFIIGAMSLNLLLGFTGQLSLGHIAFFGIGAYVSALTSLGFDVGLPGDVRLVHAPWPPIAGFLLAILVAGLCGYFVGLLSFRVRGAYFVIVTISFAEVVRLVALNWVELTQGPLALTNIPSVALPLPGIGELTLRTKMQNYYLVLVVALVAYLLIARLVHSHFGRAMRGLMENETLAVSVGIDVTRTLTLAAVISAAIAGAAGGLYAHYIRIIDPEVFAFINTVTMVIMVISGGKGSLAGPVVGGLIFGLLPVALRPVMAPEAQWIAYGGVLIAILFVLPRGIVPSLAQRFIRRRSGASALASVALTETGAKEPA, from the coding sequence ATGAGGACAGCCATCACCCTTCTTGCGGTCGCAGCTTTTGCCTCGGTGCCGCTTTGGCTGCGCGATCCCTATCTCCTGAACGCGCTGATCACGACCGGAATCTTCATCATCGGCGCGATGAGCCTCAATCTGCTGCTAGGCTTCACAGGCCAGCTCAGCCTCGGCCACATCGCTTTCTTCGGCATCGGTGCCTATGTCAGCGCGCTGACGTCGCTCGGCTTCGACGTCGGTCTGCCTGGAGACGTCCGCCTGGTTCACGCACCTTGGCCACCGATTGCAGGCTTCTTGCTGGCAATCCTGGTCGCCGGATTGTGCGGCTATTTCGTCGGGTTGCTCTCCTTCCGCGTCCGCGGCGCCTATTTCGTCATCGTGACCATCTCCTTTGCCGAGGTCGTCCGGCTGGTCGCGCTGAACTGGGTCGAGCTGACGCAGGGGCCGCTGGCACTGACCAACATTCCATCCGTCGCGCTGCCCTTGCCCGGGATTGGTGAGCTGACGCTGCGCACCAAGATGCAGAACTACTATCTCGTGCTGGTGGTGGCACTGGTCGCCTATCTCCTGATCGCCCGCCTGGTTCATTCCCATTTCGGCCGTGCGATGCGGGGGCTGATGGAGAACGAGACGCTCGCCGTCTCTGTCGGCATCGACGTCACCAGAACGCTGACGCTGGCAGCCGTGATCTCGGCCGCGATCGCGGGCGCGGCCGGCGGCCTCTATGCGCACTACATCCGGATCATCGACCCCGAAGTGTTCGCCTTTATCAATACCGTTACCATGGTCATTATGGTGATCAGCGGCGGCAAGGGCTCGTTGGCCGGTCCCGTGGTCGGCGGCCTGATCTTCGGGCTGCTGCCGGTCGCGTTGCGGCCGGTCATGGCGCCGGAGGCGCAGTGGATCGCCTATGGCGGCGTGCTGATCGCCATCCTGTTCGTGCTGCCCCGCGGCATCGTGCCGTCGCTCGCGCAGCGCTTCATCCGACGGCGCAGCGGCGCGTCGGCGCTGGCATCGGTTGCGCTCACCGAAACCGGTGCCAAGGAGCCGGCGTGA
- a CDS encoding branched-chain amino acid ABC transporter permease has translation MSEFFQHLVNMLVLGGTYALLGIGLTLIFGIMNVVNFTHGVLYTFGAYIMFIVVQQLGLNFFLALPVAVLAGWLLGAAIELTLLRPLRGSDIDTTMLVMIGAWIAMQSCTLWIWGGVAKSVATPFPEAPLVLGPVSVSWLRLFVLAAAAMLILVTYLLINKTSLGRAMRATFQDHDTASLMGVNVDMIYTSTFAIGSSLAAAAGALLGPVYVIFPQMGDLAAVKAFAIVILGGLGNITGAVIGGFILALAEELGAGYVSSGYRDAMGFLIIIAVLIFRPTGLFARSERVG, from the coding sequence TTGAGCGAATTCTTTCAGCATCTGGTCAACATGCTCGTGCTCGGCGGCACTTATGCGCTGCTGGGCATCGGGCTGACCTTGATCTTCGGCATTATGAACGTCGTGAACTTCACGCACGGCGTGCTCTACACGTTCGGCGCCTACATCATGTTCATCGTGGTGCAGCAGCTCGGGCTGAATTTCTTCCTGGCATTGCCCGTCGCGGTGCTTGCCGGGTGGCTGCTCGGGGCAGCCATCGAGCTGACATTGCTGCGACCGCTGCGCGGCTCCGACATCGACACCACGATGCTGGTCATGATCGGCGCCTGGATCGCGATGCAGTCGTGCACGCTGTGGATCTGGGGAGGCGTCGCCAAATCGGTGGCAACTCCATTCCCTGAGGCGCCGCTGGTGCTCGGGCCGGTGTCTGTCTCCTGGTTGCGCCTGTTTGTGCTCGCCGCGGCGGCAATGTTGATCCTGGTGACGTACCTCCTGATCAACAAGACCAGCCTGGGACGTGCGATGCGGGCGACGTTCCAGGACCACGACACGGCGTCGCTAATGGGTGTCAACGTGGACATGATCTACACCTCAACCTTCGCGATCGGCTCCAGCCTTGCCGCCGCCGCGGGCGCTCTGCTCGGGCCGGTCTATGTGATCTTCCCGCAAATGGGTGATCTCGCCGCCGTCAAGGCATTCGCCATCGTCATTCTCGGCGGTCTCGGCAACATTACGGGTGCGGTCATCGGCGGCTTCATCCTGGCGTTGGCCGAGGAACTCGGCGCCGGCTACGTCTCGTCCGGCTATCGTGACGCCATGGGTTTTCTGATCATCATCGCGGTCCTGATCTTCCGGCCAACCGGCCTGTTCGCGCGCTCGGAGCGCGTCGGATGA